One stretch of Molothrus aeneus isolate 106 chromosome 2, BPBGC_Maene_1.0, whole genome shotgun sequence DNA includes these proteins:
- the RCBTB1 gene encoding RCC1 and BTB domain-containing protein 1: MTHSSIMVDVGKWPIFTLLSPQEIASIRKACVFGTSANEAIYITHNDEVFVFGLNCSNCLGTGDNQSTIVPKKLEALCGKKISSLSYGSGPHVVLCTEDGEVYAWGHNGYSQLGNGTTNQGITPVQVCTNLLIKKVVEVACGSHHSMALSLDGDLYAWGYNNCGQVGSGSTANQPTPRRVSNCLQGKIVVGIACGQTSSMAVVNNGEVYGWGYNGNGQLGLGNNGNQLTPCRVAALHSVCVLQIACGYAHTLALTDEGLLYAWGANTYGQLGTGNKSNQLSPVQIMMEKERVVEIAACHSAHTSAAKTQSGQVYMWGQCRGQSVTFPHLTHFACTDDVFACFATPAVMWRLLSVEHEDFLTVAESLKKEFDSPETSDLKFRVDGKYIHVHKAVLKIRCEHFRTMFQSYWNEDMKEVIEIDQFSYPVYRAFLEYLYTDSVDLPPEDAIGLLDLATSYCENRLKKLCQHIIKRGITVENAFSLLSAAVRYDAEDLEEFCFKFCVNHLTEVTQTTAFWQMDGPLLKEFIAKASKCGAFKN; the protein is encoded by the exons ATGACACACAGCAGCATCATGGTGGACGTAGGCAAGTGGCCAATATTTACCTTACTTTCCCCCCAAGAAATTGCTTCCATTCGGAAAGCGTGTGTGTTCGGGACGTCGGCCAACGAAGCCATTTACATCACGCACAACGACGAG gtaTTTGTTTTTGGACTGAATTGCAGTAATTGTTTGGGAACTGGAGATAATCAGAGCACAATAGTACCAAAGAAGTTGGAAGCCTTATGTGGAAAGAAGATCTCCAGTCTCAGTTATGGAAGTGGACCCCATGTTGTTCTTTGTACTGAAG atGGTGAAGTGTATGCTTGGGGACATAATGGTTACAGCCAACTTGGAAATGGCACAACCAATCAGGGCATTACTCCTGTTCAAGTTTGCACAAATCTCTTAATAAAGAAAGTGGTGGAAGTAGCTTGTGGCTCTCATCATTCCATGGCACTCTCATTGGATGGGGAT CTGTACGCTTGGGGCTACAATAACTGTGGTCAAGTTGGATCTGGATCTACAGCCAACCAGCCAACTCCTCGCAGAGTTTCCAACTGCTTGCAGGGTAAAATTGTGGTTGGCATCGCTTGTGGCCAGACCTCCTCCATGGCTGTAGTAAACAATGGTGAG GTTTATGGCTGGGGTTACAATGGCAATGGGCAGCTCGGGCTGGGGAACAACGGGAACCAGCTGACCCCGTGCAGAGTGGCAGCGCTGCACAGCGTCTGTGTGCTCCAG ATTGCCTGCGGCTATGCGCACACTCTAGCACTAACAGATGAGGGCTTGCTCTATGCCTGGGGAGCTAACACTTACGGGCAGCTGGGGACTGGCAATAAAAGTAatcagctcagccctgtgcagatcatgatggaaaaagaaag GGTGGTGGAGATCGCCGCCTGCCACTCGGCGCACACGTCGGCGGCCAAGACGCAGAGCGGCCAGGTGTACATGTGGGGGCAGTGCCGGGGCCAGTCCGTCACCTTCCCGCACCTCACCCACTTCGCCTGCACCGATGATGTGTTCGCCTGCTTCGCCACCCCCGCCGTCATGTGGCGCCTGCTCTCCGTAG AGCATGAAGACTTTTTAACAGTAGCAGAGTCTCTGAAGAAAGAGTTTGACAGCCCAGAAACCTCAGACCTGAAGTTCCGTGTGGATGGAAAGTACATCCATGTCCACAAAGCTGTTCTGAAAATCAG GTGTGAACACTTCAGAACCATGTTCCAGTCATACTGGAACGAGGATATGAAGGAGGTGATAGAAATAGACCAGTTTTCCTACCCTGTGTATCGTGCCTTCCTCGAGTACTTGTACACGGACAGCGTTGACCTCCCGCCGGAAGATGCAATAG GGCTCTTGGATTTGGCTACTTCATACTGtgaaaacagactgaaaaaacTGTGTCAGCACATTATCAAGAGAGGAATTACtgtggaaaatgcattttcattgctctctgctgctgtcagatATGATGCAGAG GACTTAGAGGAATTCTGCTTTAAGTTTTGTGTCAATCATTTGACAGAAGTGACACAAACTACAGCATTTTGGCAAATGGATGGTCCCCTGCTAAAGGAATTTATTGCTAAAGCCAGTAAATGTGGAGCCTTTAAGAACTGA